The uncultured Desulfuromonas sp. genome has a segment encoding these proteins:
- a CDS encoding NifS family cysteine desulfurase codes for MERIYLDNNATTIVDPAVREAMDPFYCHMYGNPNSLHSFGIEVRPYLHQAMEQMYAAINAGDEDDIIINSCATEGNNTVIMGMYFSLLKETRKKRIVTTQLEHPCIREACRFLETHGVKVTYLAPDRQGLITPQMVKEAISDKTALVSVMWANNETGLILPIKEIAEVCKEKGVYFHTDAVQAIGKVKVDLQDVPADFLTFSAHKFHGPKGAGGLYVRKGAMLPPLLHGGEQMGGHRAGTVDVPGMVGMGKAMEIAVESLGFENTHVRRLRDKLEDALMKIDDVLVVGDRDLRTPNTVYASIRGVEGEAMIWDLNQSGIAASTGSACASESLEASPILTAIGADKELAHTGVRFSLSRFTTEKEIDFTIEVVKKAVVRLRQLSTSY; via the coding sequence ATGGAACGAATCTATCTTGATAACAATGCCACCACCATTGTCGATCCGGCCGTGCGTGAAGCCATGGATCCTTTTTATTGCCATATGTACGGCAATCCCAATTCACTGCACTCGTTCGGCATTGAAGTGCGCCCCTATCTTCATCAGGCCATGGAACAGATGTATGCGGCCATCAACGCCGGCGATGAAGATGACATTATCATCAACTCCTGTGCCACCGAAGGCAATAACACGGTGATCATGGGCATGTATTTCAGTCTGCTCAAAGAGACGCGCAAAAAACGCATCGTCACCACGCAGTTGGAGCATCCCTGTATCCGTGAAGCCTGTCGGTTTCTCGAGACCCATGGCGTCAAGGTCACCTATCTGGCACCGGATCGTCAGGGTCTGATTACGCCGCAAATGGTCAAGGAAGCGATCAGCGACAAGACCGCTCTGGTGTCGGTGATGTGGGCCAACAACGAAACCGGTCTGATTCTGCCGATTAAGGAGATCGCTGAAGTCTGTAAGGAAAAAGGGGTCTATTTTCACACCGATGCCGTTCAGGCGATCGGCAAAGTCAAGGTCGATCTGCAGGATGTGCCGGCGGATTTTCTCACCTTCAGTGCCCATAAGTTTCATGGCCCGAAAGGGGCCGGTGGCTTGTATGTGCGTAAAGGAGCCATGTTACCACCGCTGTTGCACGGTGGTGAGCAGATGGGTGGCCATCGTGCCGGCACCGTCGATGTGCCGGGCATGGTCGGCATGGGCAAGGCCATGGAAATCGCTGTTGAGAGCCTTGGATTCGAGAATACCCATGTGCGTCGTCTGCGCGATAAGCTCGAAGACGCCCTGATGAAAATTGATGATGTGCTGGTGGTTGGCGACCGCGATCTGCGTACGCCGAATACGGTCTATGCCAGTATTCGCGGCGTGGAAGGTGAGGCCATGATCTGGGATTTGAACCAGAGCGGTATTGCCGCATCCACGGGCAGCGCCTGTGCTTCGGAATCGCTCGAAGCCAGCCCGATTCTCACTGCCATCGGTGCGGATAAAGAGCTGGCGCATACCGGTGTTCGTTTCAGTCTGTCACGCTTCACCACGGAAAAAGAGATTGACTTCACCATTGAGGTGGTCAAAAAAGCCGTGGTTCGTCTGCGTCAACTGTCCACCTCATACTAA
- a CDS encoding class I SAM-dependent methyltransferase, with the protein MTSPTIQLTDMAHWSHYFAQDVLQPGDLAVDLTAGRGHDCLFLARCVDSNHTGSVVAFDIQSEAIDSTFERLEDNGIRASRISRPQQIETPGVFLVNASHERLPLFLPRPPRVLLGNLGYLPGGDHAIATQAQSSLPMVKAALEELQTGGRLILVVYIGHEGAQEESATISNHLAQLHPRHWHIITMRPFLSENAPYVLVVEKRPQPQTVRERLLAR; encoded by the coding sequence ATGACCTCTCCTACGATACAACTGACCGACATGGCCCACTGGTCCCACTATTTTGCCCAGGACGTTCTCCAGCCCGGTGATCTGGCCGTTGACCTTACAGCCGGACGCGGCCACGACTGTCTGTTTCTCGCCCGGTGTGTCGACAGCAATCACACCGGCAGCGTCGTCGCGTTCGATATTCAATCCGAAGCCATCGACAGCACCTTTGAGCGTCTTGAAGACAACGGCATCAGAGCAAGCCGCATCTCCCGACCACAACAGATCGAAACGCCCGGCGTCTTTCTGGTCAACGCCAGCCATGAACGGTTGCCATTGTTTCTGCCCCGACCGCCCAGGGTTCTTCTCGGCAACCTCGGCTATCTGCCCGGTGGCGATCACGCCATCGCCACTCAGGCGCAAAGCTCTCTCCCCATGGTCAAGGCGGCATTGGAGGAGCTGCAAACCGGTGGCCGCCTGATCCTGGTGGTGTACATCGGCCATGAAGGTGCTCAGGAAGAATCGGCAACCATTTCCAACCACCTTGCCCAGCTTCATCCACGTCACTGGCACATCATCACCATGCGCCCTTTTCTCAGCGAAAACGCCCCCTATGTACTGGTTGTGGAAAAACGTCCGCAGCCCCAAACCGTGCGCGAGCGTTTGCTGGCGCGATAA
- a CDS encoding ABC transporter ATP-binding protein, translating into MRPVLGDEIKGRHFDGRILKRFLPFVRPYRRLAVTSLVLLPFISLVRIVPPLLIKKAIDDNILPGDLTGLLPIAGLLIAILCIEGLLVFGQSWCVQVVGQYIMADLRRISFAKLMRLPRSWYDWQPSGRILTRLTSDIEHVGDLFGSGIVSAIGDVATLVMIFVIMLTINVPLSLVAFAVVPLMIAVIVSLRRPMRRVMRQLRARQATLNAFISERTSGIAEVQIFSRQQRSDDEFDTLQDSYRHSALNWVTLEALFYASVHIFGSLAVAAILWKGGGEVIHGAATFGTLVAFIEYSRKFFMPLTDLASKFSILQTSNASLERIFDLLDQADEPQGAVNAAPGHGRVEFDTVSFAYQADEPVLQQVSFTLEPGQRVALVGETGSGKSTLTQLLLGFYAADQGQVRLNGHDVTTLDKAVLRRMVGWVSQEPFLFSGTVRDNLDPQQELDDAALLQAIAATGAGRVVERLGGLEGRLVEHGKNLSSGERQLLCLARAQILNPPVIILDEATSHLDGDSEELVYAGMRTVAGGRTTLMIVHHLRLAAEADHIVVLHHGRVCEQGTHKQLLAADGRYAHLWRIQQLEAQRFQPQQQG; encoded by the coding sequence ATGAGACCGGTGCTCGGCGACGAAATCAAAGGCCGCCATTTTGATGGTCGCATCCTCAAGCGGTTCCTGCCGTTTGTCCGCCCTTATCGCCGTCTGGCCGTCACCAGTCTGGTGCTGCTGCCGTTTATCTCACTGGTGCGCATCGTGCCGCCATTGCTGATTAAAAAGGCCATCGATGACAACATCCTGCCCGGCGATCTGACCGGTCTGCTGCCCATTGCCGGGCTGCTGATCGCCATCCTGTGTATCGAAGGGCTGCTGGTGTTCGGCCAATCGTGGTGCGTGCAGGTGGTCGGACAATACATTATGGCGGATCTGCGTCGGATCAGTTTTGCCAAGCTGATGCGCCTGCCGCGCTCCTGGTATGACTGGCAGCCATCGGGCCGCATCCTCACCCGCCTGACCAGCGATATAGAACATGTCGGCGACCTGTTCGGCTCGGGCATTGTTTCGGCCATCGGCGATGTCGCCACCCTGGTGATGATCTTCGTCATCATGCTGACCATCAACGTGCCCCTGTCGCTGGTGGCCTTTGCCGTGGTGCCGCTGATGATCGCGGTGATTGTCAGCCTGCGTCGTCCCATGCGCCGGGTGATGCGCCAGTTGCGCGCCCGTCAGGCCACCCTTAATGCCTTTATCTCCGAACGCACCAGCGGCATTGCCGAAGTACAGATTTTCAGCCGGCAGCAGCGCAGTGACGACGAATTCGATACCCTGCAGGACAGCTACCGCCACAGCGCCCTTAACTGGGTGACCCTGGAAGCGCTGTTTTACGCCAGCGTCCATATCTTCGGCAGTCTGGCCGTCGCCGCTATTCTCTGGAAAGGTGGCGGTGAGGTCATTCACGGAGCCGCCACCTTCGGCACCCTGGTGGCGTTTATCGAATATTCGCGCAAGTTTTTCATGCCGCTGACCGATCTCGCCTCCAAGTTCTCCATCCTGCAAACCAGCAATGCCTCCCTGGAGCGCATCTTCGATTTGCTTGATCAGGCCGATGAACCTCAAGGGGCCGTCAACGCAGCTCCCGGCCATGGTCGGGTGGAATTTGACACGGTGAGCTTTGCCTATCAGGCCGATGAACCGGTGCTGCAGCAGGTCAGTTTTACCCTGGAACCGGGGCAACGTGTTGCCCTGGTCGGTGAAACCGGCAGCGGCAAAAGCACCTTGACCCAGCTTTTACTGGGATTTTATGCCGCCGATCAGGGCCAGGTGCGCCTCAATGGCCACGATGTCACAACCCTGGACAAAGCCGTGCTGCGGCGGATGGTCGGCTGGGTGTCTCAGGAACCGTTCCTGTTTTCCGGAACCGTGCGTGACAACCTCGACCCGCAGCAGGAACTGGATGATGCGGCACTGTTGCAGGCCATCGCAGCCACCGGCGCCGGCCGCGTGGTTGAACGACTCGGCGGGCTGGAAGGACGGCTGGTGGAACACGGCAAGAACCTGTCCAGCGGTGAACGGCAACTGTTGTGTCTGGCGCGGGCGCAGATTCTCAACCCGCCGGTGATCATTCTCGATGAGGCCACCAGCCATCTCGACGGTGACAGTGAAGAGTTGGTCTATGCCGGTATGCGCACCGTGGCCGGTGGCCGCACCACGCTGATGATCGTCCACCATCTGCGTCTGGCTGCCGAGGCCGATCACATTGTCGTCTTGCATCACGGCCGTGTCTGTGAGCAGGGCACCCACAAACAACTCCTCGCCGCGGATGGACGTTATGCCCATTTGTGGCGCATCCAGCAACTCGAAGCGCAGAGATTCCAGCCACAACAACAGGGATAA
- a CDS encoding ABC transporter ATP-binding protein gives MKSLQRLWPWLRPYRTTLLIGLFWVMLTNGLILMTPQLLRWGIAAIEQGNWADVQFYAATMIVITLLGGGIRVISRLHFLHTGRRVEVDLRQAMFHRLLYQPGPFFNDNRIGDLISRFTNDLTNVRMVAGFGLVSLLNAVVVYAIAISLMVWMSPSLTVAALAPFPLMLLAVKKISRRLLLYSGQVQERLGAISDMVEESVRGQLSLRSSGFQQVRCGQFDALNDHYLEAAVGMARMRSLMGPVMSVVTPLGILMVLYFGGRQVIAGTLQLGDLVAFNAYLVQLTMPTMLLGWILTLIQRAAVGMERISLLLDLTAPPLGLPEPQKIPVEANQPPQIYLNNLTFGYHADKPVLHNVTLDIPAGATIGITGGVASGKSTLLHVLTGRYPVQQGQVWMDDQDLMEMDVQRHSQRLCAVLQEGKLFSGTLADNFRFAAPDLADDALNKVARQVALEKEINQFSNGFDTLIGEGGLTLSGGQRQRVGMARALARNRGLWLLDDPFSHLDTVTARKVWDEVRLALKGRTVLFASSRVSILQGADHIIVLDQGRIREQGDHATLMAQHGEYARLVEREQLHREMEGL, from the coding sequence ATGAAATCCCTGCAGCGGCTGTGGCCGTGGCTGCGTCCCTATCGCACCACACTGTTGATCGGCCTGTTCTGGGTCATGCTCACCAACGGTTTGATTCTGATGACACCGCAGCTGTTGCGCTGGGGCATTGCCGCTATCGAACAAGGCAATTGGGCCGATGTGCAGTTTTACGCCGCCACCATGATCGTCATCACGCTGCTCGGCGGCGGCATCCGGGTGATTTCGCGCCTCCATTTTCTCCATACCGGGCGCAGGGTCGAGGTGGACCTGCGCCAGGCCATGTTTCACCGTCTGCTCTATCAGCCGGGGCCTTTTTTCAACGACAACCGCATCGGCGATCTGATCTCCCGCTTCACCAACGATTTGACCAACGTGCGCATGGTCGCCGGCTTCGGTCTGGTCTCTCTGCTCAATGCCGTTGTCGTCTATGCCATTGCCATCAGCCTGATGGTGTGGATGTCCCCCTCGTTGACGGTGGCGGCTCTGGCGCCGTTTCCGCTCATGCTGCTGGCGGTGAAAAAAATCAGCCGCCGATTACTCCTCTATTCCGGCCAGGTGCAGGAGCGTCTCGGTGCCATCAGCGACATGGTGGAAGAGTCGGTGCGCGGCCAACTCAGCTTGCGCAGCAGTGGTTTTCAACAGGTGCGCTGCGGTCAGTTTGACGCTCTCAACGATCATTATCTTGAAGCGGCCGTCGGCATGGCGCGCATGCGCTCGCTGATGGGACCGGTGATGAGCGTGGTCACGCCGCTGGGCATTCTCATGGTGCTCTATTTCGGAGGCCGCCAGGTGATTGCCGGTACATTGCAGCTCGGTGACCTGGTGGCGTTCAATGCCTACCTCGTTCAGCTGACCATGCCGACCATGCTGCTCGGCTGGATTCTCACCCTGATTCAACGGGCCGCCGTCGGCATGGAGCGCATCAGTCTACTGCTCGATCTGACCGCGCCGCCGCTCGGCCTGCCGGAACCGCAAAAGATTCCCGTCGAAGCGAATCAGCCTCCTCAAATCTACCTCAACAACCTGACATTTGGTTACCATGCGGACAAACCCGTGTTGCACAATGTCACTCTGGATATCCCGGCTGGCGCAACCATCGGCATTACCGGCGGCGTAGCCAGCGGCAAAAGCACCCTGTTACATGTGCTGACCGGCCGCTATCCTGTCCAACAAGGGCAAGTGTGGATGGATGATCAGGACCTGATGGAGATGGATGTGCAACGTCACAGCCAACGGCTGTGTGCCGTACTTCAGGAGGGCAAACTGTTCAGCGGCACGCTGGCGGACAACTTCCGCTTTGCCGCCCCGGATCTGGCGGATGACGCGCTGAACAAGGTGGCCCGCCAGGTCGCGCTGGAAAAGGAGATCAATCAGTTCAGTAACGGCTTTGACACCCTGATCGGCGAAGGCGGCCTGACCCTGTCCGGCGGCCAGCGTCAGCGGGTCGGCATGGCGCGCGCCCTGGCGCGCAACCGCGGCCTGTGGCTGCTTGACGATCCGTTCAGCCACCTCGATACCGTCACCGCGCGCAAGGTGTGGGACGAAGTGCGCCTGGCGCTCAAAGGGCGCACGGTCCTGTTCGCCTCCAGCCGGGTGTCGATTCTCCAGGGTGCCGATCACATCATTGTCCTCGACCAGGGACGCATCCGCGAACAGGGCGACCATGCGACGTTGATGGCGCAGCACGGCGAATATGCCCGCCTGGTGGAACGCGAACAACTGCATCGCGAGATGGAGGGGCTATGA